Proteins encoded together in one Pseudomonas arsenicoxydans window:
- a CDS encoding response regulator transcription factor: MEQTKRVLVVEDDLHIADLICLHLRDEQFEVVHCADGNEGMQLLQQGSWDALILDLMLPGVDGLEICRRARAMARYTPIIITSARSSEVHRILGLELGADDYLAKPFSMLELVARVKALLRRVDAMARNLKMDAGSLIADGLSIDPITRDVTLDGRRLDLTPREFDLLYFFVRQPGKVFSRMDLLNAVWGYSHEGYEHTVNTHINRLRAKIEADPAQPARILTVWGRGYKFAAREEQP; this comes from the coding sequence ATGGAACAGACCAAACGTGTCCTGGTGGTCGAAGACGACCTGCACATCGCCGACCTTATCTGCCTGCATCTACGCGATGAGCAGTTCGAGGTGGTGCACTGCGCCGACGGTAATGAGGGCATGCAACTGCTGCAGCAAGGAAGCTGGGACGCCCTGATCCTCGACCTGATGTTGCCCGGCGTCGACGGCCTGGAAATCTGCCGGCGAGCGCGGGCAATGGCTCGCTACACACCGATCATCATCACCAGCGCACGCTCCAGCGAAGTGCACCGCATTTTGGGGTTGGAGCTCGGTGCCGACGATTACCTGGCCAAGCCTTTTTCCATGCTTGAACTGGTCGCCCGGGTCAAAGCCCTGCTGCGACGCGTCGACGCGATGGCGCGCAACCTGAAAATGGATGCCGGCAGCCTGATCGCCGACGGTCTTTCCATCGACCCGATCACCCGCGACGTCACACTCGACGGACGGCGCCTGGACCTCACGCCACGGGAATTCGACCTGCTGTATTTCTTCGTCCGCCAGCCGGGCAAGGTGTTCTCGCGCATGGACCTGCTCAACGCGGTCTGGGGCTACAGCCATGAAGGCTACGAGCACACGGTCAACACGCACATCAACCGCCTGCGGGCCAAGATCGAGGCCGATCCGGCACAACCCGCACGCATCCTCACGGTGTGGGGTCGCGGTTATAAATTCGCGGCCAGGGAGGAGCAGCCATGA